A region of Massilia sp. KIM DNA encodes the following proteins:
- a CDS encoding SDR family oxidoreductase: MTTIPAFDRPRLLIVGCGDVGMRLLPLLRERFRVFALTSQHERCAELRAAGAVPVVADLDQPHTLARLRGLAPWVLHLAPPQQDGERDLRTRRLAAALGGGVRRMVYVSTTGVYGDCGGALVREHRPVAPRNPRAARRVDAERVLRAWAVAGGVQLAILRVPGIYARERLPLKRLEQGTPALRPEEDVYTSHVHADDLARIVLQALLHGRPGRVYHAVDDTRMKMGDYFDAVADRFGMPRPPRLPRAELRQVVSPMLLSFMSESRRLDNTRMKRELRVRLRYPDVDMALARMAPVQ; the protein is encoded by the coding sequence ATGACCACCATCCCCGCCTTCGACCGTCCGCGCCTGCTCATCGTCGGCTGCGGCGACGTCGGCATGCGCCTGCTGCCGCTGCTGCGCGAGCGCTTCCGCGTGTTCGCCCTGACCAGCCAGCACGAGCGCTGCGCCGAGCTGCGCGCCGCCGGCGCGGTGCCCGTGGTGGCCGATCTCGACCAGCCGCACACGCTGGCGCGCCTGCGCGGGCTGGCGCCCTGGGTGCTGCATCTGGCGCCGCCCCAGCAGGACGGCGAACGCGACCTGCGCACCCGCCGCCTGGCGGCGGCACTGGGTGGTGGCGTCCGCCGCATGGTCTACGTCAGCACCACCGGGGTGTACGGCGATTGCGGCGGCGCGCTGGTGCGCGAGCACCGGCCCGTCGCGCCGCGCAACCCGCGCGCCGCGCGCCGGGTCGATGCCGAGCGGGTCCTGCGCGCCTGGGCCGTGGCCGGCGGCGTGCAGCTGGCCATCCTGCGCGTGCCGGGTATTTACGCGCGCGAGCGCCTGCCGCTCAAGCGCCTGGAGCAGGGCACGCCGGCGCTGCGGCCTGAGGAGGACGTGTACACCAGCCACGTGCATGCGGACGACCTGGCGCGCATCGTGCTGCAGGCGCTGCTGCACGGCCGGCCGGGACGGGTCTATCATGCGGTGGACGACACGCGCATGAAGATGGGCGACTACTTCGACGCGGTGGCGGACCGCTTCGGCATGCCCAGGCCGCCGCGCCTGCCGCGCGCCGAGCTGCGCCAGGTGGTGAGCCCGATGCTGCTGTCCTTCATGTCGGAGTCGCGCCGGCTCGACAACACGCGCATGAAGCGCGAGCTGCGCGTGCGCCTGCGCTATCCGGACGTGGACATGGCGCTGGCCCGCATGGCGCCGGTACAATGA
- a CDS encoding CDP-6-deoxy-delta-3,4-glucoseen reductase — MSFQITVQPSGHQFTCEADETVLTAAIRAGIGLPYGCKNGACGSCKGKVLDGQLHHKPHQQRALTELEQAQGMSLFCCAVPEADLVIEAREVGGSSEYPLRKMPTRIAAIRRAAPDVAILSLQLPANEALAYRAGQYIEFLLKDGKRRAYSIANAPSFDGPLELHVRHMPGGLFTDHVFGAMKERDILRFEGPLGTFFLREESNKPIVLLASGTGFAPVKALVEHLMHLKSTRPVRLYWGGRRPQDLYMDAMCRAWESALPDFRYVPVVSDAQPEDNWRGREGYVHAAVMQDIPDLSGWQVYACGAPVMVDCARRDYVAECGLPADEFFADSFTSEADLAQS; from the coding sequence ATGAGCTTCCAGATTACCGTCCAGCCGAGCGGCCACCAGTTCACCTGCGAGGCCGACGAAACCGTCCTCACGGCCGCCATCCGCGCCGGCATCGGCCTGCCCTATGGCTGCAAGAACGGCGCCTGCGGCTCCTGCAAGGGCAAGGTCCTCGACGGCCAGCTGCACCACAAGCCGCACCAGCAGCGCGCCCTGACCGAGCTCGAACAGGCCCAGGGCATGTCCCTGTTCTGCTGCGCCGTGCCCGAGGCCGACCTCGTGATCGAGGCGCGCGAAGTGGGCGGCAGCAGCGAATACCCGCTGCGCAAGATGCCGACCCGCATCGCCGCGATCCGCCGCGCCGCGCCCGACGTCGCCATCCTCAGCCTGCAGCTGCCGGCCAACGAGGCCCTGGCCTACCGCGCCGGCCAGTACATCGAATTCCTGCTCAAGGACGGCAAGCGCCGCGCCTACAGCATCGCCAACGCGCCCTCCTTCGACGGTCCGCTCGAGCTGCACGTGCGCCACATGCCGGGCGGCCTGTTCACCGACCACGTGTTCGGCGCCATGAAGGAACGCGACATCCTGCGCTTCGAGGGCCCGCTCGGCACCTTCTTCCTGCGCGAGGAGTCGAACAAGCCGATCGTGCTGCTGGCCTCGGGCACCGGCTTCGCGCCGGTCAAGGCCCTGGTCGAGCACCTGATGCACCTGAAATCGACCCGCCCGGTGCGCCTGTACTGGGGCGGACGCCGTCCGCAGGACCTGTACATGGACGCGATGTGCCGCGCCTGGGAAAGCGCCCTGCCCGACTTCCGCTACGTGCCGGTGGTGTCGGACGCCCAGCCCGAGGACAACTGGCGCGGCCGCGAAGGCTACGTGCACGCGGCCGTGATGCAGGACATTCCCGACCTCTCAGGCTGGCAGGTCTACGCCTGCGGCGCGCCGGTGATGGTGGACTGCGCGCGGCGCGACTACGTGGCCGAGTGCGGCCTGCCGGCGGACGAGTTCTTCGCGGATTCCTTCACCTCCGAAGCCGACCTGGCGCAGTCGTGA
- a CDS encoding MFS transporter — MSVASPGRLAVLRNRNLSLYLSARFLGTLAVQMQSVAIGWQVYQITGSLFDLGLIGLAQFAPFLVLILWAGHVADRHNRRLIVLLCMATQLLCSLMLVAFTASGSRTVWPVFVILVLFGSARAFMMPASQAVLKNLVPDHAFSQAVALGSSTFHVAVIAGPVIGGLLYALGPQVVHMSASCLLALAVLLMAGTRSVQQVVNKAPVSWHTLLEGLRFVWSRPIVLGAISLDLFAVLFGGATALLPAYAHDVLHAGPTGLGLLRTAPGAGAALCSILLAFYPITRRVGAWMFGGVALFGLCTLVMGLTDSFPVALGALFLLGAGDMVSVYIRHLLVQYETPDEIRGRVSAVNAVFIGASNELGEFESGVTAGWLGLVRAILLGGAATLAVTGLWALLFPVLSKMDRFPHHEGGKAAKA; from the coding sequence GTGAGCGTGGCGTCCCCGGGACGCCTGGCGGTCCTGCGCAACCGCAACCTGTCCCTCTACCTGTCCGCGCGCTTCCTCGGCACCCTGGCGGTGCAGATGCAGAGCGTGGCCATCGGCTGGCAGGTCTACCAGATCACCGGCAGCCTGTTCGACCTCGGCCTGATCGGCCTGGCCCAGTTCGCGCCCTTCCTGGTGCTGATCCTGTGGGCCGGCCACGTGGCCGACCGCCACAACCGGCGCCTGATCGTCCTGCTGTGCATGGCCACCCAGCTCCTGTGCAGCCTGATGCTGGTCGCCTTCACCGCCAGCGGCAGCCGGACGGTGTGGCCGGTGTTCGTGATCCTGGTGCTGTTCGGCAGCGCGCGCGCCTTCATGATGCCGGCCTCGCAGGCGGTGCTCAAGAACCTGGTGCCGGACCACGCCTTCAGCCAGGCGGTGGCGCTCGGCTCCTCGACCTTCCACGTGGCGGTGATCGCCGGCCCGGTGATCGGCGGCCTGCTGTACGCCCTCGGCCCCCAGGTCGTGCACATGAGCGCGAGCTGCCTCCTGGCGCTGGCGGTGCTGCTGATGGCGGGCACGCGCAGCGTGCAGCAGGTGGTGAACAAGGCGCCGGTCAGCTGGCACACCCTGCTCGAAGGCCTGCGCTTCGTGTGGTCGCGCCCGATCGTGCTCGGCGCGATCTCGCTCGACCTGTTCGCGGTGCTGTTCGGCGGCGCGACCGCCCTGCTGCCGGCCTACGCCCACGACGTGCTGCACGCCGGCCCCACCGGCCTGGGCTTGCTGCGCACCGCGCCCGGCGCCGGCGCGGCCCTCTGCTCGATCCTGCTGGCGTTTTATCCGATCACGCGCCGGGTCGGCGCCTGGATGTTCGGCGGGGTGGCGCTGTTCGGCCTGTGCACGCTGGTGATGGGCCTGACCGACAGCTTCCCGGTGGCGCTTGGCGCGCTGTTCCTGCTGGGCGCGGGCGACATGGTGAGCGTCTACATTCGCCACCTGCTGGTGCAGTACGAGACCCCGGACGAGATCCGCGGCCGGGTCAGCGCCGTCAACGCGGTCTTCATCGGCGCCTCCAACGAGCTGGGCGAATTCGAGTCTGGCGTGACCGCCGGCTGGCTGGGCCTGGTGCGCGCCATCCTGCTGGGCGGCGCCGCCACGCTGGCGGTCACCGGGCTGTGGGCGCTGCTGTTCCCGGTGCTGTCGAAGATGGACCGCTTCCCGCACCACGAGGGCGGGAAGGCGGCAAAGGCCTAG
- a CDS encoding methyl-accepting chemotaxis protein, producing MFKNLNIGTRLALCFGLVVALMLAITFIALNRLGATVDAIDAATVIRQQQLEPLYEIRETVAQTGISARNAYIVQDEAQARAELDLLDRQREAYMARLDKLEPVLAGRPAYDKASDGLRLMAKELLRVRQYRESMAMEGFGAFLINECTPLRRRVVVDLDAAIDAIEADMSAASDNIGAVTSRARWIVVAISAAAALLAALLALMVTSSVTRPIQRACRFAEAVERGDLTVKLEARTKDELGTMMRTLHGMRLGLERIVREVRHGAVEISTVSDEMAAGNQHLSERTSSQAASLEQTVASMASLTTTVRNNADSAQAAEQVAASASSVALQGGALMEKVVEKMDTIDAASARIVDIIAVIDGIAFQTNILALNAAVEAARAGEQGRGFAVVAGEVRNLAQRSAVAAQEIKALIGESVSAIGEGSALVGQAGQTMAQIVASVNRLSAAMREMAAASDSQASQVRDISDALGHVDGLTQQNAALVEQASSAAQSLHEQSRHLREQVGRFRLDAERGQAQALAA from the coding sequence ATGTTCAAGAATCTCAACATCGGCACGCGCCTCGCGCTGTGCTTCGGACTGGTGGTGGCCCTGATGCTGGCCATTACCTTCATCGCCCTGAACCGCCTCGGCGCCACGGTCGACGCGATCGACGCCGCCACGGTCATCCGCCAGCAGCAGCTGGAGCCGCTGTACGAGATCCGCGAAACCGTGGCCCAGACCGGCATCTCGGCGCGCAACGCCTACATCGTCCAGGACGAGGCCCAGGCGCGCGCCGAACTGGACCTGCTGGACCGCCAGCGCGAAGCCTACATGGCCCGCCTCGACAAGCTGGAGCCGGTGCTGGCCGGCCGCCCCGCCTACGACAAGGCCAGCGACGGCCTGCGCCTCATGGCCAAGGAACTGCTGCGCGTGCGCCAGTATCGCGAGAGCATGGCGATGGAAGGCTTCGGCGCCTTCCTGATCAACGAATGCACCCCGCTGCGGCGCAGGGTAGTGGTCGATCTGGACGCCGCGATCGACGCCATCGAGGCCGACATGAGCGCCGCCAGCGACAACATCGGCGCCGTCACCAGCCGCGCGCGCTGGATCGTGGTCGCGATCTCGGCGGCGGCGGCGCTGCTGGCGGCGCTGCTCGCGCTGATGGTGACGTCCAGCGTCACCCGTCCGATCCAACGCGCCTGCCGCTTCGCCGAGGCGGTCGAGCGCGGCGACCTGACCGTGAAGCTGGAAGCGCGCACCAAGGACGAACTGGGCACCATGATGCGCACCCTGCACGGGATGCGCCTGGGCCTGGAGCGCATCGTGCGCGAAGTGCGCCACGGCGCGGTCGAGATCTCCACGGTGAGCGACGAGATGGCGGCCGGTAACCAGCACCTGTCCGAACGCACCTCCTCGCAGGCGGCCTCGCTGGAGCAGACCGTGGCCTCGATGGCCTCGCTGACCACCACGGTGCGCAACAACGCCGACTCGGCCCAGGCCGCGGAGCAGGTGGCGGCGTCGGCGTCCAGCGTGGCGCTGCAGGGCGGGGCGCTGATGGAGAAGGTGGTGGAGAAGATGGACACCATCGACGCCGCCTCGGCGCGCATCGTCGACATCATCGCGGTGATCGACGGCATCGCCTTCCAGACCAATATCCTGGCCCTGAACGCGGCGGTGGAAGCGGCGCGCGCCGGCGAGCAGGGTCGCGGCTTCGCCGTGGTGGCGGGCGAGGTGCGCAACCTGGCCCAGCGCTCGGCGGTGGCGGCCCAGGAAATCAAGGCCCTGATCGGCGAATCGGTGAGCGCGATCGGCGAGGGCTCGGCCCTGGTCGGCCAGGCCGGCCAGACCATGGCCCAGATCGTGGCCAGCGTGAACCGGCTGTCGGCCGCGATGCGCGAGATGGCCGCGGCCAGCGACAGCCAGGCCAGCCAGGTGCGCGACATCAGCGACGCGCTCGGCCACGTCGATGGCCTGACCCAGCAGAACGCGGCCCTGGTCGAGCAGGCCAGCAGCGCGGCCCAGTCGCTGCACGAGCAGTCGCGCCACCTGCGCGAACAGGTCGGGCGCTTCCGCCTCGACGCCGAACGCGGCCAGGCGCAGGCGCTGGCCGCCTAA
- a CDS encoding DUF1330 domain-containing protein, whose protein sequence is MSAYAIAIIDSTTMNQEIVHYLERIDATLAPYGGEYAIHGGPCAVLEGSFDADLVAIRFPDREQALAWYRSPEYRAIQPLRSANTVGRVFVVDGVPPGHRGIDLLTPPSLKPHAAPQSTRAS, encoded by the coding sequence ATGAGCGCATATGCCATCGCCATCATCGACAGCACGACCATGAACCAGGAGATCGTGCATTACCTGGAGCGGATCGACGCGACGCTCGCGCCCTATGGCGGCGAATACGCGATCCATGGCGGCCCGTGCGCGGTACTGGAAGGCAGCTTCGACGCCGACCTGGTCGCGATCCGTTTCCCGGACCGCGAGCAGGCGCTGGCCTGGTATCGCTCGCCCGAATACCGCGCCATCCAGCCCCTTCGCAGCGCCAACACCGTCGGCCGGGTGTTCGTAGTCGACGGCGTCCCGCCCGGCCACCGCGGCATCGATCTGCTCACCCCGCCAAGTCTCAAGCCCCACGCCGCGCCACAGTCGACACGCGCCAGCTAA
- a CDS encoding HPF/RaiA family ribosome-associated protein has product MQINVNTDNTISNHQGLDEHVESVVRSSIGRFDGHVNRVDVHLSNEHREKKADGGNYCMMEARVSGYQPVVVHDHGVDLRQAIHDAGAKLARALDSAIGRLQDKNKHSTPAIVDPLSDKHLTDS; this is encoded by the coding sequence ATGCAAATCAACGTGAATACCGATAACACCATCTCCAATCACCAGGGGCTGGACGAGCATGTGGAATCCGTCGTGCGCTCCTCCATCGGACGCTTCGACGGCCACGTCAACCGGGTCGACGTGCACCTCAGTAACGAGCACCGCGAGAAGAAGGCCGACGGCGGCAACTACTGCATGATGGAAGCGCGCGTTTCCGGCTACCAACCGGTGGTCGTGCACGACCACGGGGTCGACCTGCGCCAGGCCATCCACGACGCCGGCGCCAAGCTGGCCCGCGCCCTCGACAGCGCCATCGGCCGCCTGCAGGATAAGAACAAGCACAGCACGCCCGCGATCGTCGATCCGCTCTCGGACAAGCACCTGACGGATTCCTGA
- a CDS encoding helical backbone metal receptor, producing the protein MTNSALRDALGRVHAPAPGARIVSLVPSITELLCDLGLAPQLVGRTGFCIHPKETVAAIPKVGGTKDVNLDKIRRLAPTHVVVNIDENEKPTVDALAEFVPHIVVTHPLGPRDNLELARLMGGVFCVEERAEAWCAQFEDELAQLRALPPGPPRTVLYCIWQDPWMSISAGTYIAAMLAELGWKIPDLGQARYPRFEWSQALVDGLDAVLLSTEPYRFTEAHADALEKQLGIPVLLVDGEMMSWYGSRALAGLRYLRLLREMLEG; encoded by the coding sequence ATGACCAATTCCGCTCTCCGCGACGCGCTCGGCCGCGTCCATGCGCCCGCGCCGGGCGCCCGCATCGTCTCCCTGGTGCCCTCGATTACCGAACTGCTGTGCGATCTGGGCCTGGCCCCGCAGCTGGTCGGGCGCACCGGCTTTTGCATCCATCCGAAAGAAACGGTGGCGGCGATTCCGAAGGTGGGCGGGACCAAGGACGTCAATCTCGACAAGATCCGCCGGCTGGCGCCCACCCACGTGGTGGTCAACATTGACGAAAATGAAAAACCGACCGTGGACGCGCTGGCCGAATTCGTCCCCCACATCGTGGTGACCCATCCGCTCGGGCCGCGCGACAACCTGGAGCTGGCGCGGCTGATGGGCGGCGTGTTCTGCGTAGAGGAGAGGGCCGAAGCCTGGTGCGCGCAGTTCGAGGACGAACTCGCGCAGCTGCGCGCCTTGCCGCCGGGGCCGCCGCGCACGGTGTTGTACTGCATCTGGCAGGATCCGTGGATGAGCATTTCGGCGGGCACCTACATCGCCGCCATGCTGGCCGAGCTGGGCTGGAAGATCCCCGATCTGGGGCAGGCGCGCTATCCGCGCTTCGAGTGGTCGCAGGCGCTGGTGGACGGGCTGGACGCGGTGCTGCTGTCGACCGAGCCCTACCGCTTCACGGAAGCGCATGCGGATGCGCTCGAGAAGCAGCTCGGCATCCCGGTATTGCTGGTCGACGGCGAGATGATGTCTTGGTATGGCAGCCGCGCGCTGGCCGGCCTGCGCTACCTGCGCTTACTGCGGGAGATGCTGGAAGGCTGA
- a CDS encoding GGDEF domain-containing protein: MEQIGTFGASRYTARDLQLFRGEHDPAVAAALAACTVVRLACGQRIEDGARARLYIVLSGMLEIASNTLTGDDEGTSRILPGESAGEQAVLDDAVNLAAMTALEDCELLVVESDLVWELIDRSNVLARNLLRLLSFRVRAANALLRRRQKLGEFYRQLSLNDGLTGLYNRAWLNEMLPKLVARARQDGAPLSLVMIDLDHFKRFNDTHGHLAGDAALSAAANVIRSALRPSDFAVRYGGEEMLAVLPDTNAELATIVAERLCLRLRAAIVFPDMRLALPHLTGSFGVACLAPGGDERSLVADADAALYRAKQAGRDRVSA; encoded by the coding sequence TTGGAACAGATCGGCACCTTTGGTGCTTCCCGCTATACCGCCCGCGACCTGCAACTCTTCCGCGGCGAACATGACCCCGCCGTTGCCGCCGCCCTGGCCGCCTGCACGGTGGTGCGGCTGGCGTGCGGGCAGCGCATCGAGGACGGCGCCCGCGCCCGGCTCTACATTGTGCTGTCGGGCATGCTCGAGATCGCATCCAACACCCTGACCGGCGACGACGAAGGCACCAGCCGCATCCTGCCCGGCGAGAGCGCGGGCGAACAGGCGGTGCTGGACGACGCGGTCAACCTGGCCGCCATGACCGCCCTCGAGGACTGCGAGCTGCTGGTGGTCGAGTCGGACCTGGTGTGGGAACTGATCGACCGCTCCAACGTCCTGGCGCGCAACCTGCTGCGCCTGCTCTCCTTCCGCGTGCGCGCCGCCAACGCCCTGCTGCGCCGGCGCCAGAAGCTGGGCGAGTTCTACCGCCAGCTCTCGCTCAACGACGGGCTCACCGGCCTCTACAACCGCGCCTGGCTCAACGAAATGCTGCCCAAGCTGGTGGCGCGCGCCCGCCAGGACGGCGCCCCGCTGTCGCTGGTGATGATCGACCTCGATCACTTCAAGCGCTTCAACGACACCCACGGCCACCTGGCCGGCGACGCCGCGCTCTCGGCGGCGGCCAATGTCATCCGCAGCGCCCTGCGTCCCTCGGACTTCGCGGTGCGCTACGGCGGCGAGGAAATGCTGGCGGTCCTGCCCGACACCAACGCCGAGCTGGCCACCATAGTGGCCGAGCGCCTGTGCCTGCGCCTGCGCGCGGCCATCGTATTCCCCGACATGCGCCTGGCCCTGCCCCATCTCACCGGTTCCTTCGGGGTTGCCTGCCTGGCACCGGGCGGCGACGAACGCAGCCTGGTGGCCGACGCCGACGCCGCCCTCTACCGCGCCAAGCAGGCCGGCCGCGACCGCGTCAGCGCCTGA
- the sbcB gene encoding exodeoxyribonuclease I, whose amino-acid sequence MSTHTFLWHDYETFGATPRRDRPAQFAAIRTDAALNEIGEPIMLYCQPANDFLPDPQSCLITGITPQQCLERGVPEYEFARRIEAAFSEPGTVGVGYNTIRFDDEVTRFLFWRNLIDPYAREWQNGCGRWDLLDVVRMVYALRPEGIEWPTREDGKPSFRLEHLSAANGLAHDSAHDALSDVRATIALARLIRDKQPRLFDFCLELRRKDRVAAEMGLHLDPSQRQPFLHVSGMFPVEYGCLGLVWPLAQHPTNKNEILVWDLRHDPSELFGLDVETIRMRMFTRSAELPEGVSRLPVKSVHLNKSPMLVGNLKTLKPELATRWDIDLERGRAHAAIAAAGRDMKSVWAQVFQKPAAGDAVDVDEDLYGGFVSNGDRRKLESLRAEAPAALAGQRPSFEDERLSELLFRYRARNFPHTLSEQEMQRWEDHRAARLFDGAAGARTVEQLFGEIDALSETADERAEEILGALYDYAEQIAPARY is encoded by the coding sequence ATGAGCACCCATACCTTCCTCTGGCACGACTACGAAACCTTCGGCGCGACCCCGCGCCGCGACCGCCCGGCCCAGTTCGCCGCGATCCGCACCGATGCGGCGCTCAACGAGATCGGCGAGCCGATCATGCTGTACTGCCAGCCGGCCAACGACTTCCTGCCCGATCCGCAGTCCTGCCTGATCACCGGCATCACCCCGCAGCAATGCCTCGAGCGAGGCGTGCCGGAGTATGAATTCGCGCGCCGCATCGAGGCCGCCTTCAGCGAACCCGGCACGGTCGGGGTCGGCTACAACACCATCCGCTTCGACGACGAGGTGACCCGCTTCCTGTTCTGGCGCAACCTGATCGACCCATATGCGCGCGAATGGCAGAACGGCTGCGGCCGCTGGGACCTGCTGGACGTGGTGCGCATGGTCTACGCCCTGCGCCCGGAAGGCATCGAATGGCCGACCCGCGAGGACGGCAAGCCGAGCTTCCGCCTGGAGCACCTGAGCGCCGCCAACGGCCTGGCGCACGACAGCGCCCACGACGCGCTGTCCGACGTGCGCGCCACCATTGCCCTGGCGCGCCTGATCCGCGACAAGCAGCCGCGCCTGTTCGACTTCTGCCTGGAGCTGCGCCGCAAGGACCGCGTTGCCGCCGAGATGGGCCTGCATCTCGACCCGTCGCAGCGCCAGCCCTTCCTGCACGTGTCCGGCATGTTCCCGGTCGAGTACGGCTGCCTGGGCCTGGTGTGGCCGCTGGCCCAGCACCCCACCAACAAGAACGAGATCCTGGTCTGGGACCTCCGCCACGATCCGTCCGAGCTGTTCGGCCTGGACGTCGAGACCATCCGCATGCGCATGTTCACGCGCAGCGCCGAGCTGCCCGAGGGCGTGAGCCGCCTGCCGGTCAAGAGCGTGCACCTGAACAAGTCGCCGATGCTGGTGGGGAACCTGAAGACCCTGAAGCCGGAGCTGGCCACGCGCTGGGACATCGACCTGGAGCGCGGCCGCGCCCACGCCGCCATCGCCGCCGCCGGGCGCGACATGAAATCGGTCTGGGCCCAGGTGTTCCAGAAGCCGGCCGCGGGCGATGCGGTGGACGTGGACGAAGACCTGTACGGCGGCTTCGTCAGCAATGGCGACCGGCGCAAGCTGGAATCGCTGCGCGCCGAAGCGCCCGCCGCCCTCGCCGGCCAGCGCCCCAGCTTCGAGGACGAGCGCCTGAGCGAGCTGCTGTTCCGCTACCGCGCGCGCAACTTCCCGCACACCTTGTCGGAGCAGGAAATGCAGCGCTGGGAAGATCACCGCGCGGCCCGCCTGTTCGACGGCGCGGCCGGGGCAAGGACGGTGGAGCAGCTGTTCGGCGAGATCGACGCCTTGTCGGAGACGGCGGACGAGCGGGCCGAGGAGATCCTCGGGGCGCTCTACGACTATGCCGAGCAGATCGCGCCGGCGCGTTATTGA
- the pyrF gene encoding orotidine-5'-phosphate decarboxylase: MNFINKLSAAWTRNNSLLCVGLDPDLARLPAELRDAPDGIARFCKAIIDATADLACAFKPQIAYFAALGAEDQLEAICRYLRDTYPHIPLVLDAKRGDIGATAHQYAREAFERYGADAVTVNPYMGFDSVEPYMAWDDRGVIVLCRTSNAGGSDLQFLDVGGVPLYQHVARLVADKWNKNGQSALVVGATFPDEIAQVRKLVGDMPLLIPGIGAQGGDIEATVKAGRSADGTGMMINSSRAILYAAPKEGEDFAAAARRVAMETRDAINAHRG, from the coding sequence GTGAATTTCATTAACAAGCTGTCGGCGGCATGGACCCGCAACAATTCGCTGCTGTGCGTGGGCCTCGACCCGGACCTGGCGCGCCTGCCGGCCGAGCTGCGCGACGCGCCGGACGGCATCGCGCGCTTCTGCAAGGCCATCATCGACGCGACCGCCGACCTGGCCTGCGCCTTCAAGCCGCAGATCGCCTATTTCGCGGCGCTGGGGGCGGAGGATCAGCTGGAAGCCATTTGCCGCTACCTGCGCGACACCTACCCGCACATCCCGCTGGTGCTGGACGCCAAGCGCGGCGACATCGGCGCCACCGCCCACCAGTACGCACGCGAGGCCTTCGAGCGCTATGGCGCGGACGCGGTGACGGTGAATCCCTACATGGGTTTCGATTCGGTGGAGCCCTACATGGCCTGGGATGACCGCGGCGTGATCGTGCTGTGCCGCACCTCGAACGCGGGCGGTTCGGACCTGCAGTTCCTGGACGTGGGCGGGGTGCCGCTGTACCAGCACGTGGCGCGCCTGGTGGCCGACAAGTGGAACAAGAACGGCCAGAGCGCGCTGGTGGTGGGGGCGACCTTCCCCGACGAGATCGCGCAGGTGCGCAAGCTGGTGGGGGACATGCCCTTGCTGATTCCGGGCATCGGCGCCCAGGGCGGAGATATCGAAGCGACCGTCAAGGCGGGCCGCAGCGCCGACGGGACCGGGATGATGATCAATTCCTCGCGCGCCATTCTGTACGCAGCGCCGAAGGAGGGCGAGGATTTCGCCGCGGCCGCGCGCCGGGTGGCGATGGAGACGCGCGACGCGATCAACGCGCATCGCGGCTGA
- a CDS encoding LemA family protein, giving the protein MTHSLFSRWFRFLSVAVLATTLLSGCGYNEFQTKDEAVKASWGEVVNQYQRRADLIPNLVNTVKGYASHERETLEAVTRARAQATSFQITPEVLNNPEAFQKFQQVQGELSGALSRLMAVSEKYPDLKADTSFRDLQSQLEGTENRITVARQRYIAAVQDYNVTVRKFPNNLTAMVFGYETKPSFTVENEKAISTAPTVDFGK; this is encoded by the coding sequence ATGACGCATTCCCTGTTCTCCCGCTGGTTCCGATTCCTCAGCGTGGCCGTGCTGGCCACCACGCTCCTGAGCGGCTGCGGCTACAACGAGTTCCAGACCAAGGACGAGGCCGTCAAAGCGTCGTGGGGCGAGGTGGTGAACCAGTACCAGCGCCGCGCCGACCTGATTCCCAACCTGGTGAACACCGTCAAGGGCTATGCCTCGCACGAGCGCGAAACCCTCGAAGCCGTCACGCGCGCCCGCGCCCAGGCCACCAGCTTCCAGATCACGCCCGAGGTGCTGAACAACCCGGAAGCCTTCCAGAAATTCCAGCAGGTGCAAGGCGAACTGTCCGGCGCACTCTCGCGCCTCATGGCCGTGTCCGAAAAATATCCCGACCTGAAGGCCGACACCAGCTTCCGCGACCTGCAGTCCCAGCTCGAAGGCACCGAGAACCGCATCACGGTGGCGCGCCAGCGCTACATCGCGGCGGTCCAGGACTACAACGTCACGGTGCGCAAGTTCCCGAATAACCTGACGGCCATGGTCTTCGGCTACGAGACCAAGCCTTCCTTCACCGTCGAGAACGAGAAGGCGATCTCGACCGCGCCGACCGTCGACTTCGGCAAATAA